The following coding sequences are from one Frigoribacterium sp. Leaf415 window:
- a CDS encoding GspE/PulE family protein gives MASMTEILILHGLLPIEQLDVIPRGPAEEEASIRDLLSRGVVTEMQVARARATAADLDFVELIDYPVDRSAVTMVPAAVCRRHKVLPIGVRDGSLILAMEDPGDVFAIDDVRAGLRMGVDPVVAEKNDLRAAIDRYLRADDELNDLTSTLEEERAHETAADITDGPDDDVPIVRFVNLLVSQAITDHASDIHIEPSETDVRIRYRIDGVLHEMQPAPKAIQNGVISRLKIMSEIDIAERRKPQDGRMSVRHGGRQIDLRVATLPTVWGEKVVMRILDNSNTSMSLRDLNLLERNFDVYAESYSKPYGMILVTGPTGSGKSTTLYTTLNAVARPEINVITVEDPVEYRMKGINQVQVNPKAGLTFASALRSILRSDPDVVLLGEIRDHETAQIAIEASLTGHLVLSTLHTNDAPSAITRLTEMGIEPFLVGSAIDCVVAQRLARRLCDRCKTPTAYSPLQLAHLKFRVGPDENPTVYQPVGCQQCSNTGYRGRIALHEVMSVSEEIERLAVARASSAEIGRVAREQGMLSLRQDGWAKAKLGLTSVEEILRVVA, from the coding sequence GTGGCTTCCATGACCGAGATCCTGATCTTGCACGGGCTGTTGCCGATCGAGCAGCTCGACGTGATCCCGCGCGGCCCGGCCGAGGAAGAGGCGTCGATCCGCGACCTCCTCTCGCGAGGCGTCGTCACCGAGATGCAGGTGGCGAGGGCCCGGGCCACCGCCGCCGACCTCGACTTCGTCGAGCTGATCGACTACCCCGTCGACCGCTCGGCCGTGACGATGGTGCCCGCGGCCGTGTGCCGACGGCACAAGGTCCTGCCGATCGGCGTGCGCGACGGTTCGTTGATCCTCGCCATGGAGGACCCGGGCGACGTCTTCGCCATCGACGACGTCCGCGCGGGCCTGCGCATGGGCGTCGACCCCGTCGTCGCCGAGAAGAACGACCTCCGCGCCGCCATCGACCGCTACCTCCGCGCCGACGACGAGCTGAACGACCTGACGTCGACCCTCGAAGAGGAGAGGGCGCACGAGACGGCCGCCGACATCACCGACGGCCCGGACGACGACGTGCCGATCGTCCGGTTCGTCAACCTGCTCGTCAGCCAGGCGATCACCGACCACGCCTCCGACATCCACATCGAGCCGTCCGAGACCGACGTGCGCATCCGCTACCGCATCGACGGTGTGCTGCACGAGATGCAGCCGGCACCGAAGGCGATCCAGAACGGCGTCATCTCGCGTCTCAAGATCATGAGCGAGATCGACATCGCCGAGCGCCGCAAGCCGCAGGACGGCCGCATGTCGGTGCGCCACGGCGGGCGCCAGATCGACCTGCGGGTGGCGACGCTGCCGACCGTGTGGGGCGAGAAGGTCGTCATGCGGATCCTCGACAACTCGAACACCTCGATGAGCCTGCGCGACCTCAACCTGCTCGAGCGCAACTTCGACGTCTACGCCGAGTCGTACTCGAAGCCCTACGGCATGATCCTCGTCACCGGCCCCACGGGCTCGGGCAAGTCGACGACGCTGTACACGACGCTCAACGCCGTCGCCCGTCCCGAGATCAACGTCATCACGGTCGAGGACCCGGTCGAGTACCGCATGAAGGGCATCAACCAGGTGCAGGTCAACCCCAAGGCGGGCCTGACCTTCGCGAGTGCGCTCCGCAGCATCCTGCGGTCCGACCCCGACGTCGTCCTGCTCGGCGAGATCCGCGACCACGAGACGGCGCAGATCGCGATCGAGGCGTCGCTCACCGGCCACCTCGTGCTGAGCACGTTGCACACGAACGACGCCCCGAGCGCGATCACCCGCCTCACCGAGATGGGCATCGAGCCCTTCCTCGTGGGGTCGGCCATCGACTGCGTCGTCGCCCAGCGCCTGGCGCGTCGGCTCTGCGACCGGTGCAAGACGCCCACGGCCTACTCGCCGCTGCAGCTGGCGCACCTGAAGTTCCGCGTCGGGCCCGACGAGAACCCCACGGTGTACCAGCCGGTGGGCTGCCAGCAGTGCTCGAACACGGGCTACCGCGGTCGCATCGCACTGCACGAGGTGATGAGCGTCTCGGAAGAGATCGAACGCCTCGCCGTCGCCCGCGCGTCCAGCGCCGAGATCGGTCGGGTCGCCCGTGAGCAGGGCATGTTGAGCCTGCGTCAGGACGGTTGGGCGAAGGCCAAGCTCGGCCTGACCAGCGTCGAAGAGATCCTGCGGGTCGTCGCGTGA
- a CDS encoding GNAT family N-acetyltransferase produces MPDDQFDETATMTSAAVGAAVGSPATSSPVVVAPGEAADGVSIGTADRPVHERVTATADVTLPESVAGVTWRPLTLDDLVPLHELCARIGAVDHPDRGRSLEVVRDDLTAVDIDLAKDSIVGVAPDGRFVAWGLSHLAPTRVSMVRVGVDGGVAPDRRGEGIGGRLLDWQCARGEQHLATCDEVLPAGLVTDVEEDAVASRALFRRAGFDEARWWTELRRDLSEPIVDVALDPAVRVVTMTDEWVEATRQARNDAFRDHWGSQPTSEDRWGRMVGASTFRQDLSLLAVARPLDDPEAAEQVVAFVLSDVDPEDWAALGRRCAYVEYVGVRRSWRGRHLAQSLLASTLGAHVAEGLEVAVLDVDSVSPTGALGLYDRAGFVAARRSATVVRAY; encoded by the coding sequence ATGCCTGACGACCAGTTCGACGAGACCGCCACCATGACCTCAGCCGCTGTAGGCGCCGCCGTCGGATCGCCGGCCACCTCTTCCCCGGTCGTCGTCGCCCCGGGCGAGGCCGCCGACGGAGTCAGCATCGGCACGGCCGACCGCCCCGTGCACGAGCGGGTGACGGCCACCGCCGACGTGACCCTGCCCGAGTCCGTCGCGGGCGTCACCTGGAGGCCGCTCACCCTCGACGACCTCGTGCCGCTGCACGAGCTCTGCGCCCGCATCGGCGCCGTCGACCACCCCGACCGGGGCCGATCGCTCGAGGTGGTGCGGGACGACCTGACGGCGGTCGACATCGATCTCGCGAAGGACAGCATCGTCGGGGTCGCTCCGGACGGGCGCTTCGTCGCCTGGGGGCTCAGCCACCTCGCCCCGACCCGGGTCAGCATGGTTCGGGTGGGCGTCGACGGCGGGGTCGCTCCCGACCGTCGCGGCGAGGGCATCGGTGGGCGCCTGCTCGACTGGCAGTGCGCCCGGGGCGAGCAGCACCTCGCGACCTGCGACGAGGTGCTCCCGGCGGGGCTCGTGACCGATGTAGAAGAGGACGCCGTCGCCTCGCGGGCGCTGTTCCGACGGGCGGGGTTCGACGAGGCGCGATGGTGGACCGAGCTGCGGCGCGACCTGTCGGAACCGATCGTCGACGTCGCGCTCGACCCGGCCGTCCGCGTGGTCACGATGACCGACGAGTGGGTCGAGGCCACACGTCAGGCCCGCAACGACGCCTTCCGCGACCACTGGGGCAGCCAGCCGACGAGCGAGGACCGTTGGGGTCGGATGGTCGGTGCCAGCACGTTCCGCCAGGACCTCTCGCTGCTCGCCGTCGCCCGTCCGCTCGACGACCCCGAGGCCGCCGAGCAGGTCGTGGCGTTCGTGCTGAGCGACGTCGACCCCGAGGACTGGGCGGCCCTGGGGCGGCGTTGCGCCTACGTCGAGTACGTGGGCGTCCGGCGCTCCTGGCGCGGACGGCACCTCGCGCAGTCCTTGCTCGCGTCGACTCTCGGGGCGCACGTCGCCGAGGGGTTGGAGGTGGCCGTGCTCGACGTCGACTCCGTGAGCCCGACGGGCGCCCTGGGCCTGTACGACCGGGCAGGCTTCGTCGCCGCGAGGCGCTCCGCCACGGTGGTGCGCGCGTACTGA